The segment TAAATTCCATTTTATTCATCCTTTCAACAGATATGTTGCTCTGTATTTTACTTAATACTGATTTTAGTCTTGATACCAATCTCAACGATTTCTTTTCCTTCGACGTATAAAGTACCTGGAAGTTCAGGTGTTACCGCTCCATCAAATTTAATTGTGATATGTCCAAGCTCTTTTAGATTATCATTGACCAAACTTCCGACAGACGTGATGCGATAGCTTGTCTCATCGACGAAGAGCTGTTGTCCTACTTTGATCTCTCCGTGGATTGGCTGAAGTTCAATATGGTAACAATAGGCTGATAGCATATCGGGTGCATCTTTTCCAAATAGTATCACGAGCTTCTCTTCTTTAAAGAGCGTAGCTTCTGCGCCAATCGAAGTGACTTTTGTTGAATAAACTGACATTTTTTTCCTCCTAGATTCAACTATACATTCCAAAGCTTGCTATCCATGCGACTAACACCCTAGGTACACCGTTTAAAAAGCGTGAATATAAAACGGAAGGTACGCCAACCTCTACTGTTTCAGCCTCTGCTTCTTCTAAGCCTAATCCGACAGGGATGAAATCACAAGCATTTTGAGTATTGATGGCAAATAACGCAGGTAAAGCAAGCTGTGGTGGAATATTGCCTTTTCCGATCTCCACCCCGATCAGTGTCCCGATGACTTGGCTGATTACTGCCCCAGGTCCTAATAATGGAGAAAGAAACGGTAAGGAACAGATAAAACCGATGATCATCAACCCCCAAATATTCCCTGCTAAAGGTGCCATAATATTGGCAAAGAAATTACCGATACCAGATCCTTGTATGATCCCGATCAACAAAGAAACAAATGCCATGAATGGAATGACCGTATTGATCATCGTCTGTACACCTTCGCGCGCGGACTGATTAAAAGTTGCCACTACTTTTCCTGCACCCATGCCGATTTTTGCAATAAAATTCTGCTGTTCAGCTTTTTGTTCAGTAATTTTTTTGCTTGTATCGTATTTATATTCACGTGCTGCTACACGCTTATTTTCTATGTTATCAGATTGACCGACTGTGCCTTCTTCAGTAGTCAGTGTGATTTGATTGATCCCTACTGCCGAGACGTAAATGTCTTCTGTAATGTATTGTGCTAATGGTCCGCTTTTTCCTGTTGGTACGACATTGATCGTAGGTATTCCTTTTTTTGGATAGATCCCACAACGCAACGTTCCTCCGCAATCAACGATTGCTAAAGCGATTTCATTATCTGGGATAGAAGTTTTAAAGCCATTGACTGCTTCCATGCCTGTCAATTCAGCAATTTTATCGACGATTGCTGGCTTTTCTCCCCCACCAGTAATATAAATGAATTTGTGTTTTTCTTCTGTTGGTGTGATCACTAATGGCCCTCCGAACCCACCAGTTCCTCTTACAATTCGAATACTATGATAGCTCATTTTCTCACTTCCTCCTTATTCTGTCGCTGTTTCTACTGTTTTACTCAGGGTAACCCCTTGTTGTTTACAAACATATGCGGTGGTAAAATCTGTCACCCAACCACCAATAAAATTCATAAGAATTCCGACAAACATATAACGTACAGCTAATTCCATTGAATTTAATCCTAAGGTTGTGATTCCTTGGGCGATTCCTAACCAAACAAATAATTCACCCGGATTGATGTGGGGAAAGACGCCATTGCTCGTATGACAAAATTGTGCTTGAGAAGCATAATAGCTTGGCTTGTAATATTCAGGCAAAAAGCGAGCCATTGTAAAAGACATCGGATTCCCCAACATAAAGGCAGATAAAAAAGGTAAGATCAAATATCTTGTGACGGGATTCTTCGTTGATAGTTTGGCAACTTTAGTTACTCGTTCTTCACCTAAGAAAGCAATCAGTGTATTCATTGCGACCATTAGGATCAACACTACAGGGACGATACCAGTCATCCAAGATATAAAAGTTTCCGCACCCGTTTCAAATAAACCGATGAAGCCTTCCGCAAATTTTGTGATATATTCCATTATTCAACACTCCTTTTTTTTGATAGGTATTGTTTTTTCCATAAACTGAATTGAATGCCAAGCATCGTAAGTGGGGAAGGTAGCGATTCTTCTTGATAATTGCCTAGTTCTACCCGCAAATAGATTTCTCTGGCATTTGCCATTGCTTGTTGCACCAATTTATTTTCTGTTCGTACCAAAGGATGATAGTTGTCGATGTAGTGGATATCTGTTCCGATATATTGTGGCAATAGACGAAATTTTGCTAGAACAGTCACGCCCTGCATCTTTCGCGCATCAATAATGATCCCTTTTTGATCGACAGCAAACATGACGATCGTTCCTGCTTTGATTTTTCCAGATCGACGACCGATAGCCACCTTCCCTTTTCTGCGCATTTCTAGATAGATTTGATTAAAGTGCTTGATTTGTTTCATTCCAAATATTACTTGCAGTCCGTAAGCAACAAGTGCAAATGCGCCGAATATATATATGAAATTCATGTTATGACCCCCTTTCGTATCATCCAATTTTGTAACCCAACTAAATCATCCAAACGACATAGTTCACTTCTAAATTCAGGATCGCCAATAACAGCAAAAAGCTGATCATACAGTTTTAGCAATTCTTTTTCTTTTTCCATCGTTAGATCTTGTGGAATGGCTAACA is part of the Enterococcus mundtii genome and harbors:
- a CDS encoding transcriptional regulator GutM produces the protein MNFIYIFGAFALVAYGLQVIFGMKQIKHFNQIYLEMRRKGKVAIGRRSGKIKAGTIVMFAVDQKGIIIDARKMQGVTVLAKFRLLPQYIGTDIHYIDNYHPLVRTENKLVQQAMANAREIYLRVELGNYQEESLPSPLTMLGIQFSLWKKQYLSKKRSVE
- a CDS encoding PTS glucitol/sorbitol transporter subunit IIC translates to MEYITKFAEGFIGLFETGAETFISWMTGIVPVVLILMVAMNTLIAFLGEERVTKVAKLSTKNPVTRYLILPFLSAFMLGNPMSFTMARFLPEYYKPSYYASQAQFCHTSNGVFPHINPGELFVWLGIAQGITTLGLNSMELAVRYMFVGILMNFIGGWVTDFTTAYVCKQQGVTLSKTVETATE
- a CDS encoding PTS glucitol/sorbitol transporter subunit IIA → MSVYSTKVTSIGAEATLFKEEKLVILFGKDAPDMLSAYCYHIELQPIHGEIKVGQQLFVDETSYRITSVGSLVNDNLKELGHITIKFDGAVTPELPGTLYVEGKEIVEIGIKTKISIK
- a CDS encoding PTS glucitol/sorbitol transporter subunit IIB; the encoded protein is MSYHSIRIVRGTGGFGGPLVITPTEEKHKFIYITGGGEKPAIVDKIAELTGMEAVNGFKTSIPDNEIALAIVDCGGTLRCGIYPKKGIPTINVVPTGKSGPLAQYITEDIYVSAVGINQITLTTEEGTVGQSDNIENKRVAAREYKYDTSKKITEQKAEQQNFIAKIGMGAGKVVATFNQSAREGVQTMINTVIPFMAFVSLLIGIIQGSGIGNFFANIMAPLAGNIWGLMIIGFICSLPFLSPLLGPGAVISQVIGTLIGVEIGKGNIPPQLALPALFAINTQNACDFIPVGLGLEEAEAETVEVGVPSVLYSRFLNGVPRVLVAWIASFGMYS